In a genomic window of Lepisosteus oculatus isolate fLepOcu1 chromosome 5, fLepOcu1.hap2, whole genome shotgun sequence:
- the tmem9 gene encoding proton-transporting V-type ATPase complex assembly regulator TMEM9 isoform X2, with product MSMCDLARSLGFLLPLLLACVLCGFTPLAHASKSFEDVRCKCICPPYRDISGHIYNKNVSQKDCNCLHVVEPMPVPGHDVEAYCLLCECKYEERSSTTIKVTIIIYLSVVGSLLLYMMFLLLVDPLIRKHESYTQPLRNEEDSEDARSSASARLGRANSVLERVEGAQQRWKRQVQEQRKTVFDRHKMLS from the exons ATGTCCATGTGTGACCTTGCGAGGAGCCTCGGCTTCCTTCTCCCCCTGCTCCTGGCTTGTGTGCTGTGCGGATTCACCCCCCTGGCGCACGCCAGCAAG AGTTTTGAAGATGTGCGCTGCAAGTGTATCTGCCCTCCTTACAGGGACATAAGCGGGCACATCTACAACAAGAATGTGTCTCAGAAAGACTG taactgcctgcACGTGGTGGAGCCCATGCCAGTGCCGGGCCACGATGTGGAGGCCTACTGCCTGCTGTGCGAGTGCAAGTATGAAGAACGGAGCAGCACCACCATCAAG GTGACCATCATTATCTATCTGTCTGTGGTGGGATCCCTGCTCCTCTACATGATGTTCCTGCTGCTGGTTGACCCGCTGATCCGCAAACACGAATCCTACACCCAGCCGCTGCGCAACGAGGAGGACAGCGAG GACGCGCGCTCCTCTGCCAGTGCCAGGCTGGGCCGAGCGAACTCGGTGCTGGAGAGGGTGGAGGGGGCGCAGCAGCGCTGGAAGAGGCAGGTCCAGGAGCAGAGGAAGACGGTCTTCGACCGGCACAAGATGCTCAGCTGA
- the tmem9 gene encoding proton-transporting V-type ATPase complex assembly regulator TMEM9 isoform X1 — protein sequence MSMCDLARSLGFLLPLLLACVLCGFTPLAHASKSFEDVRCKCICPPYRDISGHIYNKNVSQKDCNCLHVVEPMPVPGHDVEAYCLLCECKYEERSSTTIKVTIIIYLSVVGSLLLYMMFLLLVDPLIRKHESYTQPLRNEEDSERGVNRASVSVSPWQDARSSASARLGRANSVLERVEGAQQRWKRQVQEQRKTVFDRHKMLS from the exons ATGTCCATGTGTGACCTTGCGAGGAGCCTCGGCTTCCTTCTCCCCCTGCTCCTGGCTTGTGTGCTGTGCGGATTCACCCCCCTGGCGCACGCCAGCAAG AGTTTTGAAGATGTGCGCTGCAAGTGTATCTGCCCTCCTTACAGGGACATAAGCGGGCACATCTACAACAAGAATGTGTCTCAGAAAGACTG taactgcctgcACGTGGTGGAGCCCATGCCAGTGCCGGGCCACGATGTGGAGGCCTACTGCCTGCTGTGCGAGTGCAAGTATGAAGAACGGAGCAGCACCACCATCAAG GTGACCATCATTATCTATCTGTCTGTGGTGGGATCCCTGCTCCTCTACATGATGTTCCTGCTGCTGGTTGACCCGCTGATCCGCAAACACGAATCCTACACCCAGCCGCTGCGCAACGAGGAGGACAGCGAG CGAGGGGTAAACCGTgcctctgtgtctgtctctccctggCAGGACGCGCGCTCCTCTGCCAGTGCCAGGCTGGGCCGAGCGAACTCGGTGCTGGAGAGGGTGGAGGGGGCGCAGCAGCGCTGGAAGAGGCAGGTCCAGGAGCAGAGGAAGACGGTCTTCGACCGGCACAAGATGCTCAGCTGA